The genomic region GTATCTTTCAACTCCCTGCGAAGAAATTTATTTTTTCTGAATATAGATTTCCCAGTAACCCTTGTCCTCAAGCTTTACTGATTCAAAGGCATATCCCTGTTTTTCAGCAAATCTTGGTATAGAATCCTCTGCTGAGGCAGGAGCATCACAAAGTATCTTGAGGATTGCACCAGATGGGAGTTTCTCAAGTGCCTTTTTTGTCATTACAAGGGGATAGGGACACACCCTTCCTAGGACATCAAGTACCTCTGTAGGTGTCTGGTCTTTTAAAGCCATGGCTTCCTCCTTTCCTAAAAGTATAATAGATGATTTGCACCCTCGATGACATTCTTTATTCTGTCAAATGGTACAACCTGTATCTTCTTTTCTGCGCCCATATCTTCAGCATCAACTATCATATCTTCTGATATGCCGAATTTTTCAAGGTCCTCCTTGCAGACCATAACATCAAGGTCAACAAGAAGACAGTTTTTAAGATGGGTCTCTGTACTGGTTATTCCATATATATCCATTGCCTTCTGACCCTTGAGGCAATTTAAGACACCCTCTCCCACATAGCAGAGAGTGGGTGTAACAGTATCTCCCTCTTCAAGAAGGATCTCTACTGTCTGGTAAGCCATTGCATGGGTGGCTGCAAGTTTAGGATTTTCTGATTTATAGGGTGGTTTAGTAACTATAAAAGCAAGTTTTACATCAGCCATTACTCACCTCCTATATGAAGGACCCTGTCGGATCCGTGAATCTTTGCAAGATACCAGTGCATTGCATTCCACTGGATTCCTTCAATAGCATCAGGTTTCTGTATTCCTCTTGCAAGGGAGCAGGCTTCACATGTGCAGACCTCAAGCCCTTTCTCCATTAATTTTCTCAAGGGTGTTTCTCCATGGGAATAATCTTTAAGATGCTTCTGATTTTTCTTGGGAGACCCGGAGGCATTTCCAGAAAACCATAGATTTACCTTATGGCCTTTATCAAGAGCTGCTTCAGCAAGTTTTAAAGCAAAATCATAATTCATTGATCCAACAAGAGCTGAAAATACTCCGATGCTTAATGTTCCCATAATTGCCTCCTCTTACATCCAGATTAGTTTTTCATATTCATTAAATATTAAATCCACCACATCACTGTAAGTAACAGGTTTGACACGACTATCGAGATTTGAAACACTCAGACCTCTTGTCTCAAGGTCTTCTTTAAGAACATAGAAATTTGCCTTCATATTAAGAACATTGGATGCCTGTCCCTTTTCCTTAATTGCAGCGTGATAGACACCATTACCAACAAGTATAATTCCGAGTTTCTGAGGTGAGAGTCTCTCAAGTATGCTGGTATCAGTTCTGTAATCGCTAAGAAATACTCCTAATTTCATCCCAACACCTCCCTTTAAGCTGCCAGTCTGGCACGATTCTCTCTCTGGCCTAAGGCCAAAATAATCTTGTGAATTAATAAGGTATCATATTATTTTATAATCTTATAATTTAATGATATTCCCTCGTAATTGTAAACCTTTATAACATGTAAAAGTGAGATAAGTCAAGATATATAAGAAAGACATATGTTGCTAAAGCTGCTGGTAGTTTCCTAATCCAGTTCGGACGTGAGCGCTTCTATGTGAGGATGTTAATCTGTAAACTATTTTTAAAAATCTGACTCCCGTTTTATGAAGTTTCGTATGCTATTTTAATTTCATTCCAAAATTCAGTGAAAGGATGAGAAGATTTTAAATCTTCTGTCTCCGGTGCTACAATATTTAATGAGGCTCGATCTGGATTTCTCTCAGGGGCATAGGAATAAGCCTGCAATTGTATTTATCCATGGCCTTGGTATGGATAAGACCATATGGTCCTCTCCTTGTGATGCAAGGATAGCTGGTGGACTTTTGCCTTTCAGTCTGTTGATTAGAGAAAAACCCGAAACCTTTAGTTTTTCTGAATTGCCTTTAATAAAACCAGAATCCATAACTGCTGGCTCGCCATCTGTAGAGTTCAGGACTCCATATCATGACCTTAAGGAAGAGGGCTACAGTGTTATAACCTGGTCACAGAGAAGACCTGTTGGACCAATAGACTTTGCAGTTAAGGAACTTTCTCATGTTATCCAGTTTGCTTCTCTGCTTACAGACAGAGGCATAATCCTTATAGGACACAGCAGGGGTGGCCTTATTGCAAGGAAATATATTGAGCTTGAAAACCATAGAAAGATACTGGGTCTTCTAACCATTGCCACACCTCACAGGGGCAGTACCATGGCAGAATGGGTGAGGTATTTTTCAGCAGTAACCTCCGCTATAATTCCTCTTTTTAAAAATCTTCCAGAAGGAAGGGTCTCAAGGGCTATAAAGAGGATTGTTGATTTCCTTAAGAGTGATGCAATAAAGGAACTGCTTCCCGATTCTCCTTTTATAAAGTCCCTGAAACCTCTGAGGAATGTGAGAATTTTTTCTCTTGCAGGAACATCACCAAGACTTTTTACCATTTACAGATGGAAATTGATAAAGGAGGATAATGCCTTTATTATGAGGCCCGAGGAAGTCTTCTCCTATCCCCATTCACTTATTTCCCTTATACCTGAGAAACATATTCCACCTGAATGGAAAGAAGGCTCGGGAGATGGCCTCGTCAGCCTTGATAGCGCAAGATTTGAAATCTGTTGCGAATTCAGTGTCAATCATGCTAAGATTCTCACAGATCAGTATGCGAGAGAGTATGTTCGGAGGGTTGTAAGAGAAATTTCATGAGTATCATTATGGTCACAGCCTTAAGTCTCCTATTGAATGTTCTTTTACTTTTTCTGTTTATTAAGATAAAGAAAAAAAATCTACACCTCTCGGAATCCCTTCTGAGAACAAAAAATAATGCAGTCTTCTTTAACGAGCTTGCTCATTTAGGTGTAAGATACAGTAAAAACAAAAAGGAAAGGCTAAGGATATTTCTTGAAACTATCAGGGTATTCTCAGACTGTGAACTATCTGGCTTGATTCTTCTTGGCAATTGTAAGAACTTCCACATAAAGGATATCTTTACAACCGCTGAGCTGAAAGAGGATTTAAGAGCGGAGCTTGAAAAATATTTTAAGACTGTTATGGAAAAGGGTTGTCCTTTAAGAATAGAGGCCTCAGAAAGATTCAAAAATCTGCTTCTCTTTCCTGTGTATTCAGGAAACAGGATTATTGGAGAATTATTTCTTATTAATAAAAAGAACGGGATATTCAGCAGGGAGGATGAGGAGAATTTTCTTACCGTTTCTTTTCATGCTACTGATGTTATTGAGGGTCTTGAGCTTTCCTCGAGACTGGACGAGCTAATAAGGTCAGATATGCTTACAGGGCTTGAAAATCACAGGGCCTTTATGGAGAGACTTTCCTTCGAGATTGAGAGGTCGAAAAGATTTGGCAGAGAATTTTCTGTTTTGATAATTGATGTAGATAATTTTGCAAAATTTAATGAAACCTATGGATACGGAAGGGGAGATGAGATGCTAATGAAGATAGGAGGGGTAATAAAGAGGAGCATAAGGTCTACTGATTTTGCTGCCCGATATGGAGGAGAGAGTTTTGCAATAATCCTTCCTGAGACATCCACTGATATTGCCATGATCGTTGCAGAGCGTTCAAGAAATGCCATAAATGCAATCAGGCTGGATAATCCAGCAAGTCCCTCCATAACCATAAGTGCCGGTATATCAACCTTTCCCCATGATGGTCGTGATACTGCGGGTCTTATTGATGCAGCCATGCAGGCAGTATATCTGGCAAAACAGAGGGGCAAAAACAGGACATGTACATACAGAAATTTAAAACAGGAATTTTTGATGAAGGGATGAGATGATCATCCCTTGACTTTTGGAACCATCTTCTGTTTAAACTTATTTAGCAGGTGCCCTAGGGGCTTAATAGGGAATCCTGTGAAAATCAGGAGCGGTCCCGCCGCTGTAACCGGGGACGAAAGCCATAAAGCCACTGTCCCTTTATGGGATGGGAAGGCTGGCAAGTAGGTTGATCCGGGAGCCAGAAGACCTGCCTGCTCGGAGTGAGATTTTCACTCTGTTTCCCGAGGAGGAATTATTTGAGGATGAAGTAAAACGGGTGCAATCCTCAGGGCTGTTGCTCTGAGGATTTTTTATTTTAAGGAGGAAAGGTTGACACAGATAGAAAGAGCAAGGTCAGGAGAGATAACGCCCGAGATGGAGAAGGTTTCCCAGGATGAATGTATTGATGAAATTTTACTTAAAGAATATGTGGCCTCTGGTAAGGTAATCATACCTGCAAATAAAAGAAGAAAGGCAAGAGTTACAGGTATAGGTAAAGGATTGAGGACAAAGGTCAATGTATCCATAGGCACCTCAACTGATATTATTGATATTCCCATGGAGATAGAGAAGGCAAAGATCGCTGAACGCTGTGGCGCTGATACACTGATGGATTTGAGCGTCGGAGGGAATATATCAAAAATAAGAAGGGCCCTAATGGATACAGTAGAGCTACCGATAGGAACAGTGCCTTTATACGAGGCCTTTGCAATGGCTATAGAAAAATATGGTGCTGCCGTCAGGATGCCAGTGGAAGTGCTTTTTGATGTTATAGAAAAACAGTGTGAAGAGGGTGTGGCATTCATGGCAATTCACTGTGGAATAAACAGAAGAACTTTAGAGATGCTGAGAAGACAAAATTATCGTTATGGAGGACTGGTATCAAAGGGTGGTTCATACATGGTTGCCTGGATGGAATATAACAACAAAGAAAATCCCCTTTATGAGTATTTTGATAAAGTGGTGGAGATACTTAAAAAACATGATGTTGTTCTGAGTCTGGGAAATGGATTTCGAGCCGGTGCTGTCCATGATTCAACTGACAGGGTTCAGATTCAGGAATTGATAATTAACTGTGAGCTTGCGGAGGCCGGAAGAGAGATGGGATGCCAGACCATGGTAGAAGGACCTGGACATATTCCAATAAATGAGATAGAGGCAAATATAATCATGCAAAAGAAGATGAGTGGAGAGGCTCCTTTTTATATGCTCGGACCGATCGTCACCGATATTGCACCGGGATATGACCATATTACCTCTGCAATAGGTGCGGCCCTAGCTTCTGCTTACGGAGCTGATTTCATATGTTATGTAACACCTGCAGAGCATCTGGGACTTCCTTTTCCTGAAGATGTTAGGGAAGGTCTTATTGCCGCCCGCATAGCTGCTCATATAGGAGACATGATTAAGCTTAAAAGGATGGAAAGGGATAAACTAATGGCCAAGGCAAGAAGGGATATGAAGTGGGAGGAGCAATTTTTACTTGCCATAGATCCTGAAAGAGCAAGGGAGATAAAGTCAAAGAGAGGACATGTTGATCATGGCTGTACCATGTGCGGAAGGTTCTGTGCAAATGATATTTTAAAGGGAATGTTTCAAAGAGATATGGAGGGCAGTGATAAGAAGTAGTCTATGAACAAAATTATATTCATAACAGGTGGTGCAAAAAGCGGCAAGAGCAATTTTGCTTTGAAGAGGGCATCAGAACTTGATGGAAGAAAGGTTTATATAGCAACAGCAGAGCCCCTCGATGAGGAGATGAAAGAAAGGATTGAAAGACACAAGAAAGAGAGAGGGAGTAATTGGTTTACGGTAGAGGAGCCAGTTAATATTTCTGGTTTGATTAAAGATTTAAGGGAAAAATATGAGGTGCTTCTTATTGACTGTCTTACTCTATGGCTATCAAATATCATGCTCGGCAAAGAAGCTTATATTGAAAGGATTGAAGAATTAATAAGGTTCCTTAAGGCTTTAAAAGATTCAAAACAGGGGCAGCTCACACTTTTTATTGTATCAAATGAAGTGGGTTTGGGAATTGTGCCTGATAATGAGCTTGCAAGGAGATTCAGGG from Thermodesulfovibrionales bacterium harbors:
- a CDS encoding sulfurtransferase TusA family protein, whose amino-acid sequence is MALKDQTPTEVLDVLGRVCPYPLVMTKKALEKLPSGAILKILCDAPASAEDSIPRFAEKQGYAFESVKLEDKGYWEIYIQKK
- a CDS encoding DsrE family protein, with amino-acid sequence MADVKLAFIVTKPPYKSENPKLAATHAMAYQTVEILLEEGDTVTPTLCYVGEGVLNCLKGQKAMDIYGITSTETHLKNCLLVDLDVMVCKEDLEKFGISEDMIVDAEDMGAEKKIQVVPFDRIKNVIEGANHLLYF
- a CDS encoding DsrE family protein; the protein is MGTLSIGVFSALVGSMNYDFALKLAEAALDKGHKVNLWFSGNASGSPKKNQKHLKDYSHGETPLRKLMEKGLEVCTCEACSLARGIQKPDAIEGIQWNAMHWYLAKIHGSDRVLHIGGE
- the tusB gene encoding sulfurtransferase complex subunit TusB; its protein translation is MKLGVFLSDYRTDTSILERLSPQKLGIILVGNGVYHAAIKEKGQASNVLNMKANFYVLKEDLETRGLSVSNLDSRVKPVTYSDVVDLIFNEYEKLIWM
- a CDS encoding GGDEF domain-containing protein — translated: MSIIMVTALSLLLNVLLLFLFIKIKKKNLHLSESLLRTKNNAVFFNELAHLGVRYSKNKKERLRIFLETIRVFSDCELSGLILLGNCKNFHIKDIFTTAELKEDLRAELEKYFKTVMEKGCPLRIEASERFKNLLLFPVYSGNRIIGELFLINKKNGIFSREDEENFLTVSFHATDVIEGLELSSRLDELIRSDMLTGLENHRAFMERLSFEIERSKRFGREFSVLIIDVDNFAKFNETYGYGRGDEMLMKIGGVIKRSIRSTDFAARYGGESFAIILPETSTDIAMIVAERSRNAINAIRLDNPASPSITISAGISTFPHDGRDTAGLIDAAMQAVYLAKQRGKNRTCTYRNLKQEFLMKG
- the thiC gene encoding phosphomethylpyrimidine synthase ThiC translates to MTQIERARSGEITPEMEKVSQDECIDEILLKEYVASGKVIIPANKRRKARVTGIGKGLRTKVNVSIGTSTDIIDIPMEIEKAKIAERCGADTLMDLSVGGNISKIRRALMDTVELPIGTVPLYEAFAMAIEKYGAAVRMPVEVLFDVIEKQCEEGVAFMAIHCGINRRTLEMLRRQNYRYGGLVSKGGSYMVAWMEYNNKENPLYEYFDKVVEILKKHDVVLSLGNGFRAGAVHDSTDRVQIQELIINCELAEAGREMGCQTMVEGPGHIPINEIEANIIMQKKMSGEAPFYMLGPIVTDIAPGYDHITSAIGAALASAYGADFICYVTPAEHLGLPFPEDVREGLIAARIAAHIGDMIKLKRMERDKLMAKARRDMKWEEQFLLAIDPERAREIKSKRGHVDHGCTMCGRFCANDILKGMFQRDMEGSDKK
- the cobU gene encoding bifunctional adenosylcobinamide kinase/adenosylcobinamide-phosphate guanylyltransferase, translating into MNKIIFITGGAKSGKSNFALKRASELDGRKVYIATAEPLDEEMKERIERHKKERGSNWFTVEEPVNISGLIKDLREKYEVLLIDCLTLWLSNIMLGKEAYIERIEELIRFLKALKDSKQGQLTLFIVSNEVGLGIVPDNELARRFRDEAGRLNQRIAEISDEVYFVISGIPIRIKG